A genomic region of Manihot esculenta cultivar AM560-2 chromosome 15, M.esculenta_v8, whole genome shotgun sequence contains the following coding sequences:
- the LOC110601562 gene encoding F-box protein At2g17036, with the protein MAFPKDREMSLISWSDLPDDLLFCIGKRLEDYYDIVRFRAVCHSWRCSIAAPRKFPALPLHFHLLTHDPNRPIAAYNVFRRTVFRLELPAETQSSQPPFNNVWLIKVEEERDEGNVRLINPFSSFPMEMSLDSFPNELNLLNFRLKQISTCFSIERFDPFESSDVDGEDDEDEDREDDEDEGDTEEPTPLKVVFSTRSRPNDVNSRGAFAIIGGEMYSLRISDELWNLDSSDTNYKRNVFTVISRGLGSRNNGSSLNPTHLVLPPRSFSGERFFVESCGDLFLVSRDFTVCSDLVSYDDVRQCFIKQKGVTEIPIKFEVLKMNMVSSIPMVLRWEAVSDLGDRIFCLSRDCSYSIAAEDLPGCKGNCIYFVDEVLDHEEEEEQEEEEEEEEEEDDGGDDDEVVEDDEIFFYNLEDGSAGPLSAFPGLPNIFWPPAMFGSNPSSSGE; encoded by the coding sequence ATGGCTTTTCCTAAAGATAGAGAGATGAGTTTGATTTCATGGTCTGATCTTCCTGACGATCTGTTGTTTTGCATTGGAAAACGCCTGGAAGATTACTATGATATTGTTCGTTTCCGTGCTGTATGCCACTCATGGCGATGTTCAATTGCTGCTCCTCGCAAATTTCCAGCTTTGCCTTTGCATTTTCACCTTCTCACTCACGATCCTAACCGCCCTATTGCTGCCTATAATGTCTTCCGAAGAACAGTCTTCCGCCTTGAGCTACCTGCGGAAACTCAAAGTTCTCAGCCTCCTTTCAACAATGTCTGGTTGATCAAGGTGGAAGAAGAGCGAGATGAAGGCAACGTGCGCCTGATAAATCCATTCTCAAGTTTTCCAATGGAGATGTCCCTCGACTCTTTTCCAAATGAACTGAACTTGCTCAACTTCCGCCTCAAACAGATAAGTACTTGTTTCAGTATTGAACGATTTGATCCATTTGAGAGTTCTGACGTGGACGGCGAAGATGATGAAGACGAGGACCGCGAAGATGATGAAGACGAGGGTGATACAGAGGAACCTACGCCCTTAAAGGTGGTATTCTCAACGAGATCTCGTCCAAATGATGTGAACAGCCGTGGGGCTTTCGCTATCATTGGAGGAGAGATGTACTCATTGAGGATTTCTGATGAGCTGTGGAATTTGGACTCTTCTGATACGAATTACAAACGGAACGTCTTCACAGTAATCTCAAGAGGACTGGGCTCAAGGAACAATGGGTCTTCACTCAATCCAACTCATCTTGTCCTTCCTCCAAGATCCTTCAGCGGCGAGAGGTTCTTTGTGGAGTCTTGTGGGGATCTTTTCTTGGTCTCCAGAGACTTCACTGTCTGCTCAGATCTTGTTTCCTATGACGACGTTAGGCAATGTTTTATCAAACAGAAAGGTGTAACAGAAATACCAATTAAATTCGAGGTCCTTAAGATGAATATGGTTAGCTCAATTCCAATGGTGCTTCGTTGGGAAGCTGTCAGTGATTTGGGTGATAGAATATTTTGTCTGAGTAGAGATTGCTCATACTCCATTGCTGCTGAAGATCTCCCTGGATGCAAAGGGAATTGCATTTACTTTGTGGATGAAGTGCTGGATCATGAGGAAGAAGAGGAacaagaggaagaagaggaagaagaggaagaagaggacGACGGTGGTGATGACGATGAAGTGGTCGAGGATGACGAGATATTTTTTTACAACTTAGAAGATGGTAGTGCAGGACCTCTTTCGGCTTTCCCAGGCCTCCCCAATATATTCTGGCCACCGGCGATGTTTGGGTCTAATCCGTCTTCGTCTGGAGAATGA
- the LOC110602243 gene encoding zinc finger CCCH domain-containing protein 18 isoform X2: protein MDFSEHTRIVFNRIKKLEPENVTKIIGYLLLQDGGDQEMINLAMSPDVAIQEVIYKAKAELNQLALKSAASPISPSMNSPPISDLPPQFTPFSPVSSRPFLSPAASFRPPSSYWESQVSAKHNSDFVSTGYLDSVSELQNQTQFLSLEDQIEPVNLGNMGFPVDYFYSDAALGGLGARAGRRYSSLNEFPVKTCHYFNKGFCKHGSNCRYYHGQVSENFPRTFDAINEDQLFSPGSLEKLESEIIELLRSRKGNPVSIASLPMLYYEKYGKVLQAEGYLTESQRHGKAGYSLTKLLARLKNSIQLIDRPHGQHAVLLAEDASKYMDRGDRNDPGPIVSGSRQIYLTFPAESTFTEDDVSNYFNTFGSVEDVRIPCQQKRMFGFVTFESADTVKMILAKGNPHFVCGARVLVKPYREKSKLIDRKYQERMEHPLYFSSQYADIDAELHPMRRGYEASRLLRKQLMEEQEQAFEIQRRRLAELRTARKPIYNQSYFGYSTEGLKVPEDNFNLPSSDHIGCLLDFLNGGSVTDEAFRHSETNYMDPDSQGLNLPESPFASPIASSISTVI, encoded by the exons ATGGATTTTTCAGAGCATACAAGGATTGTGTTCAATAGAATTAAGAAACTGGAACCAGAGAATGTTACTAAGATTATAGGTTATCTACTTTTACAAGATGGTGGTGACCAAGAAATGATTAATCTGGCTATGAGTCCTGATGTGGCTATTCAAGAAGTGATTTATAAGGCTAAAGCTGAACTTAATCAATTAGCCCTTAAATCAGCAGCATCTCCAATATCACCATCCATGAATTCACCACCTATTTCAGATCTTCCCCCACAATTCACTCCTTTCTCCCCTGTTTCATCTCGGCCTTTCTTGTCCCCAGCAGCATCCTTCCGACCCCCTTCTTCCTATTGGGAATCTCAAGTTTCAGCTAAGCATAATTCAGATTTTGTGTCTACGGGTTACCTGGATTCTGTTTCTGAGCTCCAAAACCAAACCCAGTTCTTGAGTTTGGAGGATCAAATTGAGCCTGTCAACTTGGGAAACATGGGATTTCCAGTTGACTATTTCTACTCAGATGCTGCACTTGGTGGTTTAGGTGCAAGGGCAGGTCGGCGGTATTCAAGCTTAAATGAATTCCCAGTTAAGACTTGTCACTATTTCAACAAGGGTTTCTGTAAGCATGGAAGTAACTGTAGGTACTATCATGGACAAGTCTCTGAGAACTTTCCTCGAACATTTGATGCTATCAATGAAGATCAACTTTTCTCACCAGGGTCACTTGAAAAGTTGGAGTCAGAAATCATAGAGCTCTTGAGATCAAGAAAAGGCAATCCTGTTTCAATTGCTTCTTTGCCAATGCTATATTATGAGAAATATGGAAAAGTTCTTCAAGCAGAAGGGTACCTCACGGAGAGCCAGAGACATGGGAAAGCTGGTTATAGCTTGACAAAGCTTCTTGCTAGACTGAAAAACAGTATTCAGCTGATCGACAG ACCTCATGGTCAGCATGCAGTACTTTTGGCAGAAGATGCTTCAAAATACATGGATCGGGGAGACAGAAACGACCCTGGTCCAATTGTTAGTGGATCACGGCAGATATATCTAACTTTCCCAGCTGAGAGTACTTTTACAGAAGATGATGTCTCAAACTACTTCAA CACCTTTGGATCAGTTGAGGATGTACGGATCCCCTGCCAACAGAAAAGAATGTTCGGTTTTGTAACGTTTGAAAGTGCCGATACTGTGAAGATGATTTTGGCAAAAGGAAATCCTCATTTTGTTTGTGGTGCTCGAGTTCTGGTGAAACCTTATAGGGAAAAATCAAAGCTCATTGATAG GAAGTATCAAGAGAGAATGGAGCATCCATTGTATTTCTCTTCTCAGTATGCAGACATAGATGCTGAGCTTCATCCAA TGCGAAGAGGATATGAGGCCTCAAGGTTGCTGAGGAAACAGCTTATGGAAGAGCAGGAGCAGGCTTTCGAAATTCAGAGGAGGCGACTTGCTGAGTTGCGAACAGCTCGGAAGCCAATTTATAATCAGTCCTATTTTGGCTACTCAACTGAGGGGCTTAAAGTCCCAGAAG ATAATTTCAATTTGCCATCGTCGGACCATATTGGTTGTCTGCTTGATTTTCTAAACGGTGGTTCAGTAACTGATGAGGCATTCAGGCATTCAGAGACCAATTACATGGACCCTGACAG TCAAGGACTTAACTTACCAGAGAGCCCATTTGCATCTCCAATAGCTAGCAGCATTTCTACAGTCATATAG
- the LOC110602243 gene encoding zinc finger CCCH domain-containing protein 18 isoform X1: MDFSEHTRIVFNRIKKLEPENVTKIIGYLLLQDGGDQEMINLAMSPDVAIQEVIYKAKAELNQLALKSAASPISPSMNSPPISDLPPQFTPFSPVSSRPFLSPAASFRPPSSYWESQVSAKHNSDFVSTGYLDSVSELQNQTQFLSLEDQIEPVNLGNMGFPVDYFYSDAALGGLGARAGRRYSSLNEFPVKTCHYFNKGFCKHGSNCRYYHGQVSENFPRTFDAINEDQLFSPGSLEKLESEIIELLRSRKGNPVSIASLPMLYYEKYGKVLQAEGYLTESQRHGKAGYSLTKLLARLKNSIQLIDRPHGQHAVLLAEDASKYMDRGDRNDPGPIVSGSRQIYLTFPAESTFTEDDVSNYFNTFGSVEDVRIPCQQKRMFGFVTFESADTVKMILAKGNPHFVCGARVLVKPYREKSKLIDRKKYEVGFKILERTCNSLSQPKFWCRKYQERMEHPLYFSSQYADIDAELHPMRRGYEASRLLRKQLMEEQEQAFEIQRRRLAELRTARKPIYNQSYFGYSTEGLKVPEDNFNLPSSDHIGCLLDFLNGGSVTDEAFRHSETNYMDPDSQGLNLPESPFASPIASSISTVI, encoded by the exons ATGGATTTTTCAGAGCATACAAGGATTGTGTTCAATAGAATTAAGAAACTGGAACCAGAGAATGTTACTAAGATTATAGGTTATCTACTTTTACAAGATGGTGGTGACCAAGAAATGATTAATCTGGCTATGAGTCCTGATGTGGCTATTCAAGAAGTGATTTATAAGGCTAAAGCTGAACTTAATCAATTAGCCCTTAAATCAGCAGCATCTCCAATATCACCATCCATGAATTCACCACCTATTTCAGATCTTCCCCCACAATTCACTCCTTTCTCCCCTGTTTCATCTCGGCCTTTCTTGTCCCCAGCAGCATCCTTCCGACCCCCTTCTTCCTATTGGGAATCTCAAGTTTCAGCTAAGCATAATTCAGATTTTGTGTCTACGGGTTACCTGGATTCTGTTTCTGAGCTCCAAAACCAAACCCAGTTCTTGAGTTTGGAGGATCAAATTGAGCCTGTCAACTTGGGAAACATGGGATTTCCAGTTGACTATTTCTACTCAGATGCTGCACTTGGTGGTTTAGGTGCAAGGGCAGGTCGGCGGTATTCAAGCTTAAATGAATTCCCAGTTAAGACTTGTCACTATTTCAACAAGGGTTTCTGTAAGCATGGAAGTAACTGTAGGTACTATCATGGACAAGTCTCTGAGAACTTTCCTCGAACATTTGATGCTATCAATGAAGATCAACTTTTCTCACCAGGGTCACTTGAAAAGTTGGAGTCAGAAATCATAGAGCTCTTGAGATCAAGAAAAGGCAATCCTGTTTCAATTGCTTCTTTGCCAATGCTATATTATGAGAAATATGGAAAAGTTCTTCAAGCAGAAGGGTACCTCACGGAGAGCCAGAGACATGGGAAAGCTGGTTATAGCTTGACAAAGCTTCTTGCTAGACTGAAAAACAGTATTCAGCTGATCGACAG ACCTCATGGTCAGCATGCAGTACTTTTGGCAGAAGATGCTTCAAAATACATGGATCGGGGAGACAGAAACGACCCTGGTCCAATTGTTAGTGGATCACGGCAGATATATCTAACTTTCCCAGCTGAGAGTACTTTTACAGAAGATGATGTCTCAAACTACTTCAA CACCTTTGGATCAGTTGAGGATGTACGGATCCCCTGCCAACAGAAAAGAATGTTCGGTTTTGTAACGTTTGAAAGTGCCGATACTGTGAAGATGATTTTGGCAAAAGGAAATCCTCATTTTGTTTGTGGTGCTCGAGTTCTGGTGAAACCTTATAGGGAAAAATCAAAGCTCATTGATAG AAAAAAATATGAAGttggatttaaaattttagagagaaCTTGCAATTCTCTCTCACAGCCAAAGTTTTGGTGCAGGAAGTATCAAGAGAGAATGGAGCATCCATTGTATTTCTCTTCTCAGTATGCAGACATAGATGCTGAGCTTCATCCAA TGCGAAGAGGATATGAGGCCTCAAGGTTGCTGAGGAAACAGCTTATGGAAGAGCAGGAGCAGGCTTTCGAAATTCAGAGGAGGCGACTTGCTGAGTTGCGAACAGCTCGGAAGCCAATTTATAATCAGTCCTATTTTGGCTACTCAACTGAGGGGCTTAAAGTCCCAGAAG ATAATTTCAATTTGCCATCGTCGGACCATATTGGTTGTCTGCTTGATTTTCTAAACGGTGGTTCAGTAACTGATGAGGCATTCAGGCATTCAGAGACCAATTACATGGACCCTGACAG TCAAGGACTTAACTTACCAGAGAGCCCATTTGCATCTCCAATAGCTAGCAGCATTTCTACAGTCATATAG
- the LOC110602245 gene encoding uncharacterized protein LOC110602245 isoform X5, giving the protein MEAAIFAWSSSHSLLLTSPTNSKSLSRNRLITKSSKSAGSVRLIRNRGSSARRIAAINDVAVAADSGQVEVTWQIVVGAIAGVTPFVVAGIEFSKRIIAQRRCEVCGGSGLVLREKSYFKCPGCGGFLPWQSWRRFFSG; this is encoded by the exons ATGGAAGCTGCAATCTTTGCTTGGTCCTCCTCTCATTCCCTTTTACTTACATCTCCAACGAACTCGAAGAGTCTTTCTAGGAACAGATTGATCACTAAAAGTTCAAAATCAGCGGGCAGCGTCCGCTTGATCAGAAATAGAGGATCATCCGCTAGGAGAATTGCAGCCATCAACGACGTTGCGGTTGCGGCGGATTCAGGCCAAGTCGAGGTGACCTGGCAAATCGTTGTTGGAGCTATAG CTGGAGTAACACCCTTCGTAGTAGCTGGGATTGAATTCAGCAAAAGAATA ATAGCACAAAGACGATGTGAGGTATGTGGAGGGTCAGGGCTTGTTCTAAGAGAAAAAAGCTATTTCAAATGCCCTGGTTGCG GTGGGTTCCTCCCATGGCAGTCGTGGAGAAGATTCTTCTCTGGTTAA
- the LOC110602245 gene encoding uncharacterized protein LOC110602245 isoform X3, which translates to MEAAIFAWSSSHSLLLTSPTNSKSLSRNRLITKSSKSAGSVRLIRNRGSSARRIAAINDVAVAADSGQVEVTWQIVVGAIAGVTPFVVAGIEFSKRIIAQRRCEVCGGSGLVLREKSYFKCPGCGMTSSSSSSGFLPWQSWRRFFSG; encoded by the exons ATGGAAGCTGCAATCTTTGCTTGGTCCTCCTCTCATTCCCTTTTACTTACATCTCCAACGAACTCGAAGAGTCTTTCTAGGAACAGATTGATCACTAAAAGTTCAAAATCAGCGGGCAGCGTCCGCTTGATCAGAAATAGAGGATCATCCGCTAGGAGAATTGCAGCCATCAACGACGTTGCGGTTGCGGCGGATTCAGGCCAAGTCGAGGTGACCTGGCAAATCGTTGTTGGAGCTATAG CTGGAGTAACACCCTTCGTAGTAGCTGGGATTGAATTCAGCAAAAGAATA ATAGCACAAAGACGATGTGAGGTATGTGGAGGGTCAGGGCTTGTTCTAAGAGAAAAAAGCTATTTCAAATGCCCTGGTTGCGGTatgacttcttcttcttcatcta GTGGGTTCCTCCCATGGCAGTCGTGGAGAAGATTCTTCTCTGGTTAA
- the LOC110602245 gene encoding uncharacterized protein LOC110602245 isoform X1, translated as MEAAIFAWSSSHSLLLTSPTNSKSLSRNRLITKSSKSAGSVRLIRNRGSSARRIAAINDVAVAADSGQVEVTWQIVVGAIAGVTPFVVAGIEFSKRIIAQRRCEVCGGSGLVLREKSYFKCPGCGMTSSSSSSKILILCFCALLDAHMLKSEGYFLAGGFLPWQSWRRFFSG; from the exons ATGGAAGCTGCAATCTTTGCTTGGTCCTCCTCTCATTCCCTTTTACTTACATCTCCAACGAACTCGAAGAGTCTTTCTAGGAACAGATTGATCACTAAAAGTTCAAAATCAGCGGGCAGCGTCCGCTTGATCAGAAATAGAGGATCATCCGCTAGGAGAATTGCAGCCATCAACGACGTTGCGGTTGCGGCGGATTCAGGCCAAGTCGAGGTGACCTGGCAAATCGTTGTTGGAGCTATAG CTGGAGTAACACCCTTCGTAGTAGCTGGGATTGAATTCAGCAAAAGAATA ATAGCACAAAGACGATGTGAGGTATGTGGAGGGTCAGGGCTTGTTCTAAGAGAAAAAAGCTATTTCAAATGCCCTGGTTGCGGTatgacttcttcttcttcatctagtaaaattttaattctctgTTTTTGTGCCTTGTTGGATGCGCATATGTTAAAGAGTGAAGGGTACTTCTTGGCAGGTGGGTTCCTCCCATGGCAGTCGTGGAGAAGATTCTTCTCTGGTTAA
- the LOC110602244 gene encoding transcription termination factor MTERF9, chloroplastic — protein sequence MAVSSLYPFNPTLLSKISAQPHLFVHPVLKRSRIGEMVTDDGRRRSKLSRFLTLSMHSNAKVLKSNRKSRYGQTISLYDSTEEEEEEEEDEDDDDVSEDDWLLDDEFAEPAEFEVNGKTLKARKKINERRGGQRQLDVNRNTQEKRIVGNFYHTKNKMKGADSSHMDNKAKLVPKAPNEKKYQKVSEEIDLDEKWIPLFDYLITFGLKESDFIQMYERHMPSLQINVSSAQERLEYLLSIGVKHRDIRRILLRQPQILEYTVENNLKSHVAFLRGLGIPNSKIGQIIAVAPSLFSYSVENSLKPTVRYLVKEVGINEKNIGKVVQLSPQILVQRIDISWNTRYIFLSKELGASRDNVVKMVTKHPQLLHYSIDDGFVPRINFLRSIGMQNSDILKILTSLTQVLSLSLEDNLKPKYMYLINELRNEVHSLTKYPMYLSLSLDQRIRPRHKFLVALKKAPKGPFPLSSFVPTDECFCQQWAGTSLDKYLAFRQQLLLKKFALKYERQG from the exons ATGGCAGTTTCCTCGCTCTATCCATTCAATCCTACTCTCCTCTCTAAAATTTCTGCTCAGCCTCATCTTTTTGTACACCCGGTTTTGAAACGAAGCAGAATTGGGGAAATGGTGACTGATGATGGCCGAAGAAGAAGCAAGCTAAGTAGGTTTCTGACTTTGTCGATGCACTCTAATGCTAAGGTTCTCAAGTCCAATAGGAAGTCACGGTATGGGCAGACGATTAGTCTCTATGATAGCactgaagaggaggaggaggaggaggaggatgaaGACGACGATGACGTCTCAGAGGACGATTGGCTGTTGGAT GATGAATTTGCAGAACCTGCAGAATTTGAGGTCAACGGTAAAACATTGAAGGCTCGAAAGAAAATCAATGAAAGACGAG GTGGTCAGAGACAGTTGGATGTAAACAGGAACACTCAGGAGAAGAGAATTGTTGGAAATTTTTATCATACTAAAAACAAAATGAAGGGGGCGGATTCCTCACATATGGATAACAAAGCCAAG CTGGTGCCCAAAGCACCTAATGAGAAAAAATATCAAAAGGTGTCTGAAGAGATAGATTTAGATGAGAAATGGATCCCACTTTTTGATTACCTAATTACCTTTGGGCTCAAGGAATCAGACTTCATCCAGATGTATGAGAGGCACATGCCGTCCCTTCAAATAAATGTATCTTCTGCACAGGAGAGGTTGGAGTACCTGCTGAGCATTGGTGTCAAACACAGAGATATCAGAAGAATACTTTTGAGGCAGCCACAAATTCTAGAATATACAGTTGAGAACAATTTGAAATCTCATGTTGCATTCTTGAGGGGTTTAGGTATCCCGAACTCTAAAATAGGGCAGATAATTGCTGTTGCTCCTTCACTCTTTTCATATAGTGttgaaaattcattaaaacCTACAGTTAGATATTTGGTGAAGGAAGTAGGCatcaatgaaaaaaatataggtAAAGTAGTGCAGCTGAGCCCTCAGATCCTGGTTCAGCGGATCGACATATCATGGAATACTCGctatatttttctttcaaagGAATTGGGAGCATCTAGAGATAATGTTGTTAAGATGGTAACAAAACATCCTCAGCTCCTCCATTACAGCATAGATGATGGATTCGTTCCAAGGATCAATTTTTTGAGGAGCATTGGCATGCAGAATTCTGACATCTTGAAAATCTTGACTAGCCTTACACAG GTATTATCTTTGTCACTGGAAGACAATCTAAAGCCAAAATACATGTATTTGATTAATGAACTTCGTAATGAGGTGCACTCATTGACAAAGTATCCTATGTACTTGAGCTTGTCTTTGGACCAAAGAATTCGCCCTCGCCATAAGTTCTTGGTTGCCTTAAAGAAAGCTCCCAAGGGACCATTTCCTCTCAGTTCATTTGTTCCAACAGACGAATGCTTTTGTCAGCAATGGGCTGGAACTAGCTTAGATAAATATTTAGCATTTCGGCAGCAATTACTGCTGAAGAAGTTCGCATTGAAATACGAAAGACAAGGATAA
- the LOC110602245 gene encoding uncharacterized protein LOC110602245 isoform X2 yields the protein MEAAIFAWSSSHSLLLTSPTNSKSLSRNRLITKSSKSAGSVRLIRNRGSSARRIAAINDVAVAADSGQVEVTWQIVVGAIAGVTPFVVAGIEFSKRIIAQRRCEVCGGSGLVLREKSYFKCPGCGMTSSSSSRYFLAGGFLPWQSWRRFFSG from the exons ATGGAAGCTGCAATCTTTGCTTGGTCCTCCTCTCATTCCCTTTTACTTACATCTCCAACGAACTCGAAGAGTCTTTCTAGGAACAGATTGATCACTAAAAGTTCAAAATCAGCGGGCAGCGTCCGCTTGATCAGAAATAGAGGATCATCCGCTAGGAGAATTGCAGCCATCAACGACGTTGCGGTTGCGGCGGATTCAGGCCAAGTCGAGGTGACCTGGCAAATCGTTGTTGGAGCTATAG CTGGAGTAACACCCTTCGTAGTAGCTGGGATTGAATTCAGCAAAAGAATA ATAGCACAAAGACGATGTGAGGTATGTGGAGGGTCAGGGCTTGTTCTAAGAGAAAAAAGCTATTTCAAATGCCCTGGTTGCGGTatgacttcttcttcttcatcta GGTACTTCTTGGCAGGTGGGTTCCTCCCATGGCAGTCGTGGAGAAGATTCTTCTCTGGTTAA
- the LOC110602443 gene encoding scarecrow-like protein 21, translating into MDGSHMFYDQPMQGQDSYSWHPDQNLGQYPISDDGSQEMHLSAESFEQHCTLESSSGTGCDPVHNSPPSAGFSSNESAISQLNSRSCLLDMHDSSENTSSSPDRDSYVTHKLRELESMMLEPIDDPDIYNIMTPAGHSHITFEEKKYKYLVEMTSRGDLKEALCACAQAVANKDMLTVEWLMMELRQMVSVSGEPIQRLGAYMLEGLVARLASSGSSIYKALRCKEPASAELLSYMHILYEVCPYFKFGYISANGAIAEAVKDEKKVHIIDFQISQGSQWFTLIQALAARPGGPPHIRLTGIDDSTSAYARGGGLDIVGQRLSRLAQSCNVPFEFHAAAVSASEIQLENLGIQPGEAIAVNFALTLHHVPDESVDTQNHRDRLLRLVKSLSPKVVTLVEQESNTNTAPFLPRFIETLNYYTAVFESIDVTLPREHKERINVEQHCLAREVVNLVACEGAERVERHEPLSKWRSRFAMAGFVPYPLSTFVNATIKTLLESYSNKFTLEERDGALYLGWMNRPLIASCAWR; encoded by the coding sequence ATGGATGGGTCCCATATGTTTTATGACCAACCTATGCAAGGTCAGGATTCCTATAGCTGGCATCCCGATCAGAATCTAGGCCAGTACCCAATTTCTGATGATGGTAGCCAAGAGATGCACCTCTCTGCTGAGTCATTTGAACAGCACTGCACCCTAGAGTCTTCATCTGGAACTGGCTGTGACCCTGTTCACAATTCTCCACCTTCTGCTGGTTTCTCCTCAAATGAAAGTGCAATTTCACAGCTGAATTCTCGGTCATGCCTATTGGATATGCATGACTCCTCTGAGAATACCAGTAGTTCACCAGATAGGGACTCTTACGTGACCCACAAGCTGAGAGAACTGGAAAGTATGATGCTGGAGCCTATAGATGATCCTgacatatataatattatgacTCCAGCTGGACACAGCCACATCACATTTGAGGAAAAGAAGTATAAGTATTTGGTGGAGATGACATCCAGAGGAGATTTAAAAGAAGCACTCTGTGCTTGTGCTCAAGCAGTTGCAAATAAAGATATGCTTACAGTTGAATGGCTGATGATGGAGTTACGGCAGATGGTATCAGTTTCCGGTGAGCCGATTCAACGTTTGGGAGCCTACATGCTGGAAGGCCTTGTTGCAAGGTTGGCATCTTCAGGAAGTTCTATCTACAAAGCACTCAGATGCAAGGAGCCTGCGAGTGCTGAGCTTTTATCTTACATGCATATTCTCTATGAGGTCTGTCCATACTTTAAGTTTGGGTATATATCAGCAAATGGAGCAATTGCCGAAGCAgtgaaagatgaaaagaaagttcATATAATTGATTTTCAAATTTCGCAAGGCAGCCAGTGGTTCACCTTAATCCAAGCTCTTGCTGCTCGACCTGGAGGGCCTCCACATATTCGACTTACAGGCATTGATGATTCAACCTCGGCTTATGCACGTGGAGGAGGACTTGATATAGTGGGGCAGAGACTATCAAGGCTTgctcagtcatgtaatgtaccTTTTGAGTTCCATGCTGCTGCAGTTTCTGCTTCTGAAATTCAACTGGAGAATCTTGGAATTCAACCTGGTGAGGCTATTGCAGTTAATTTTGCATTAACACTTCACCACGTGCCTGATGAAAGTGTGGATACTCAAAATCATCGAGACCGACTGTTGAGGTTGGTTAAGAGCTTATCTCCCAAGGTAGTAACTCTTGTTGAGCAAGAATCAAATACTAATACCGCTCCGTTCCTTCCCCGATTCATTGAGACATTAAACTATTATACGGCTGTCTTTGAATCAATTGATGTTACTCTACCGAGGGAGCACAAGGAGCGTATCAATGTTGAGCAGCATTGTCTTGCTCGGGAGGTTGTCAACCTTGTAGCATGTGAAGGTGCTGAAAGAGTAGAACGTCATGAACCTCTCAGTAAGTGGAGATCACGGTTTGCCATGGCTGGATTTGTGCCCTATCCATTAAGCACTTTTGTGAATGCTACTATCAAGACTTTGCTGGAGAGCTACTCCAACAAGTTtactcttgaagaacgagatgGAGCTCTATATCTTGGCTGGATGAACCGACCACTGATTGCTTCTTGTGCATGGAGGTGA
- the LOC110602245 gene encoding uncharacterized protein LOC110602245 isoform X4 yields the protein MEAAIFAWSSSHSLLLTSPTNSKSLSRNRLITKSSKSAGSVRLIRNRGSSARRIAAINDVAVAADSGQVEVTWQIVVGAIAGVTPFVVAGIEFSKRIIAQRRCEVCGGSGLVLREKSYFKCPGCGYFLAGGFLPWQSWRRFFSG from the exons ATGGAAGCTGCAATCTTTGCTTGGTCCTCCTCTCATTCCCTTTTACTTACATCTCCAACGAACTCGAAGAGTCTTTCTAGGAACAGATTGATCACTAAAAGTTCAAAATCAGCGGGCAGCGTCCGCTTGATCAGAAATAGAGGATCATCCGCTAGGAGAATTGCAGCCATCAACGACGTTGCGGTTGCGGCGGATTCAGGCCAAGTCGAGGTGACCTGGCAAATCGTTGTTGGAGCTATAG CTGGAGTAACACCCTTCGTAGTAGCTGGGATTGAATTCAGCAAAAGAATA ATAGCACAAAGACGATGTGAGGTATGTGGAGGGTCAGGGCTTGTTCTAAGAGAAAAAAGCTATTTCAAATGCCCTGGTTGCG GGTACTTCTTGGCAGGTGGGTTCCTCCCATGGCAGTCGTGGAGAAGATTCTTCTCTGGTTAA